GCGATAGGTTATAGGTTATGGGTTATGGGCTATGGGCTATGGGCTATGGGCTTTGGGCGATAGGTTATGGGCGATAGGTTATAGGTTTGAGTTTGGGGCATAGTAGCCTATGGGTCATCGGTTTTGGGCTGTCCAGGACAATTCACTTGCCGACCAAGCCCTGGACAACCCCGAAACGGTAGGGTTCATCCCTTCTTTTCCATCAGTGCAGCATGCGCCGCTGCAAGCCGTGCGATGGGAACCCGGAAAGGCGAACAGGAGACATAGGTCAAGCCGATTTCATGGCAGAGCGCGATGGATTTAGGATCACCCCCATGCTCCCCGCAAATCCCGCACTCGAGACCGGGTTTGACGGCCCGGGCTTTTTGAACGGCCATGGCCATGAGCTGCCCCACCCCGTCCTTGTCGATGGTCGCAAACGGGTTGTTCGGCAGGATTCCCTGTTTCATGTATTCGAGCAAGAATCCCGATTCGGCGTCATCCCGGGAAATACCGTAGGTCGTCTGGGTCAGGTCGTTGGTGCCGAAAGAGAAGAACTCGGCCTGCTCGGCAATCTGATCGGCCGTCAGCGCGGCTCGCGGAATTTCGATCATCGTACCGAATTTGTATTCGATCTTCACGTCCTGCTCCGCCATGACTTTTCTGGCTTCTTCTTCCAGAACACCCCGCTGGACCCGCAGTTCGTTCACATGGCTGGTCAGGGGAATCATGATTTCGGGTTTCACGACAATGCCATCCCGCGTCACCTGGCATGCAGCCTCGAAGATAGCCCGTACCTGCATCCGGGTCAAATCCGGATTGTGAATCCCGAGGCGCACCCCGCGAAGTCCCAGCATCGGATTGGCTTCCCGAAGCGATTCGGCGCGCTTGAGAATGCGTTCCTTCTCCCGTATCTGCTGGATCACCTGATCGATCTCGGCGAGGGTTCCCGTCTGGCGGATGCGAAGCTTGAGGTCCGTCAGCTCCCGCATCAGCTCGATGTGGTTCGGCAAAAATTCATGCAGCGGCGGATCGATCAGACGGATGATGACGGGAAGCCCGTCCATTTCCCGGAAAAGACCGATAAAATCTTCCCGTTGAAAGGGCAGCAGGCCATCGAGCGCCTCCCGCTGTTCGATCGGCAACTGGGCAAGGATCATTTTCTGCACCAGAGGCAGCCGATCCGCCTCGAAAAACATGTGCTCCGTCCGGCACAGGCCGATGCCCTCCGCGCCATACGCCCTCGCCCGCTTGGCATCCCTTGGATAATCCGCATTGCACCATACGCCAAGCTTTCTGAAACCGTCGGCCCACGCCAGAAGCTTGATCAGCCACGGATCCTGAATATCCGGAACGGTCGTATCGAGTTTTCCGATGAAGACCTCTCCCGTATTGCCGTCGATGGAAATCCAATCCCCTTCAATGATTTTCATGTCCCCGACGAGAATCCACCGCCTGCCCAGATCGATGTTGAGGGCTGCCACGCCGACAACCGCCGGCTTGCCGAATTGGCGCGCCACCAGTGCGGCATGGCTGGTCCTTCCGCCTCGGCTGGTGACGATCCCTTTTGCTGCAAGCATGCCGTGAACATCGTCCGGCCGGGTTTCGGGTCGCACCATGATGACGGGTTTGCCTTCCTTCTGCGCCCATTGCTCGGCGATGTCGGCATCGAGCGCCACCACACCACAGGCTGCGCCAGGCGATACATTGAGCCCCTTGGCGATGAGCTTGCCGGAAGCCCGCGCTTCCTGAAGCACCTTGACGGGAAACTGCGGATGGAGAAAGAAATCGATCTGATCGGGACTCACCTGCAGCACGGCCTCTTCCCTGCTGATCAGGCCCTCTTCGGCCATATCGACGGCGATCCGAACGGCAGCCTGGGCAGTGCGTTTGCCGTCCCGGGTCTGCAGCATCCAGAGCTTGCCCCGCTCGATGGTGAATTCCACATCCTGCATGTTGCGGTAATGCTTTTCCAGTTTCTCGGCAATCTCCTGAAACTGGCGAAACGCTTCGGGCATTTCCTTCTGCAGTTCCCAGATATCCTTGGTCTGCCGAATACCCGCCACCACGTCCTCGCCCTGGGCATTGGTCAGATAATCGCCTTCGATGCGGCGCTCCCCCGTCGATCCGTTCCGGGTCATGGCCACGCCGGTTGCGCTGTCGTTTCCCAGGTTGCCGAACACCATCGTGACGATGCTGACAGCCGTACCCAGATCATGGGGAATCCCTGCGGCATTGCGGTAATCGATCGCCCGCTTGCCGTTCCAACTCTTGAAAACGGCCTTGATGGCCAGACTCAATTGCTCATAGGGATCCAGCGGGAAATCGCGTTTGGCATGCCTTCGGAAAATGGCCTTGAATTCCTTGGTGATCGCCTTCCAGTGTTCTGCCGAAAGCTCGGCATCCGTTGCGACGCCGACCCTGTTTCGATAAGCGGAAAGCACATCCTCGAAGGCTTCATCCGGAGCACCCATGACAACGGTGCCGAACATCTGGATCAGCCGGCGATAGGCATCGTAGACGAAACGCTCATCCTGCGTCAGCTCG
This genomic window from Desulfatirhabdium butyrativorans DSM 18734 contains:
- the ppdK gene encoding pyruvate, phosphate dikinase, giving the protein MSKRWMYFFDEIDRLHSELGGDWDRVKGLLGGKGANLADMVRIGVTVPPGFTITTEACNDFLATGGVFPEGMWDQVKEAMAGLEIRTGKHFGKPDHPLLVSCRSGAKSSMPGMMDTVLNIGLNDETALGMVELTQDERFVYDAYRRLIQMFGTVVMGAPDEAFEDVLSAYRNRVGVATDAELSAEHWKAITKEFKAIFRRHAKRDFPLDPYEQLSLAIKAVFKSWNGKRAIDYRNAAGIPHDLGTAVSIVTMVFGNLGNDSATGVAMTRNGSTGERRIEGDYLTNAQGEDVVAGIRQTKDIWELQKEMPEAFRQFQEIAEKLEKHYRNMQDVEFTIERGKLWMLQTRDGKRTAQAAVRIAVDMAEEGLISREEAVLQVSPDQIDFFLHPQFPVKVLQEARASGKLIAKGLNVSPGAACGVVALDADIAEQWAQKEGKPVIMVRPETRPDDVHGMLAAKGIVTSRGGRTSHAALVARQFGKPAVVGVAALNIDLGRRWILVGDMKIIEGDWISIDGNTGEVFIGKLDTTVPDIQDPWLIKLLAWADGFRKLGVWCNADYPRDAKRARAYGAEGIGLCRTEHMFFEADRLPLVQKMILAQLPIEQREALDGLLPFQREDFIGLFREMDGLPVIIRLIDPPLHEFLPNHIELMRELTDLKLRIRQTGTLAEIDQVIQQIREKERILKRAESLREANPMLGLRGVRLGIHNPDLTRMQVRAIFEAACQVTRDGIVVKPEIMIPLTSHVNELRVQRGVLEEEARKVMAEQDVKIEYKFGTMIEIPRAALTADQIAEQAEFFSFGTNDLTQTTYGISRDDAESGFLLEYMKQGILPNNPFATIDKDGVGQLMAMAVQKARAVKPGLECGICGEHGGDPKSIALCHEIGLTYVSCSPFRVPIARLAAAHAALMEKKG